Proteins encoded by one window of Maliibacterium massiliense:
- a CDS encoding polysaccharide deacetylase family protein, translating into MRKMRIAQWGALALCLLLVCGCAPLAEPVVATQGARATPTPARTQAMAKAEPTPTPAPTPTPPQMVPVDAEQVRHLFFHCLIAYPDAKNAPSALNDCITVPEFQRTLQQVYQNGYVLVDTNDIFEERQDGTVTKKSVLVPEGKKPLILSVDDMVYDSRKMDWGMVSKLVLDDKGNIATYAKKPDGTEEIAYDKEVIPILEDFIARHPDFSPTGARMCIALTGFMGIFGYRTQADSPNRASEIEQVKPIIARLRELGYTFASHGYGHGRSREMSYNYFAQDTKQWNDEVGTLVGPTKIYVYPYGQQVFPEDAKHQLLRDYGFRMMWGVYHEPVWKEQGVAVYGCRQGIDGYSLENYEALLSAMIDTKTVYDAPGRRKG; encoded by the coding sequence ATGCGAAAGATGCGCATTGCACAATGGGGGGCACTGGCGCTGTGCCTGCTGCTTGTCTGCGGCTGCGCGCCGCTGGCCGAACCGGTGGTCGCCACCCAGGGCGCGCGCGCTACACCCACGCCGGCGCGCACGCAGGCGATGGCCAAGGCAGAGCCCACACCCACGCCGGCGCCCACGCCCACGCCGCCGCAAATGGTGCCCGTTGACGCCGAGCAGGTGCGCCACCTCTTTTTTCACTGCCTGATCGCCTATCCGGACGCGAAAAATGCGCCGTCCGCATTAAACGACTGCATCACGGTGCCCGAGTTCCAGCGCACGCTGCAGCAGGTGTACCAAAACGGTTACGTGCTGGTGGATACCAACGATATTTTTGAGGAAAGGCAAGACGGTACGGTAACCAAAAAGAGCGTGCTGGTGCCCGAGGGCAAAAAGCCGTTGATTTTATCGGTGGACGACATGGTTTACGACAGCCGCAAGATGGACTGGGGCATGGTCTCCAAACTGGTGCTCGATGATAAGGGCAACATCGCCACCTATGCAAAAAAGCCCGACGGCACAGAGGAGATCGCCTATGATAAGGAAGTGATCCCCATCTTGGAGGACTTTATCGCCAGGCATCCGGATTTCTCTCCCACGGGCGCGCGCATGTGCATCGCGCTGACGGGGTTCATGGGCATCTTTGGTTACCGCACCCAGGCGGATAGCCCCAACCGCGCAAGCGAGATCGAGCAGGTCAAGCCCATCATTGCCCGCCTCAGGGAGCTGGGCTACACCTTTGCCTCCCACGGCTACGGCCACGGCCGCTCACGCGAGATGTCCTACAATTATTTTGCCCAAGACACCAAGCAGTGGAACGACGAGGTGGGCACCCTGGTGGGCCCCACAAAGATTTACGTCTACCCGTACGGCCAGCAGGTGTTCCCCGAGGATGCCAAGCACCAGCTGCTGCGCGATTACGGCTTTCGCATGATGTGGGGGGTGTACCACGAGCCGGTGTGGAAGGAACAGGGCGTGGCGGTGTATGGCTGCCGCCAGGGCATCGACGGCTATTCGCTGGAGAATTACGAGGCGCTGCTCTCTGCGATGATCGACACAAAAACGGTGTACGACGCCCCGGGCAGGCGCAAAGGCTAA
- a CDS encoding amino acid ABC transporter ATP-binding protein gives MITVKDLEKHFGETKALDGINETIERGEKVVIIGPSGCGKSTFLRCLNLLEQPTRGEVWFEGNMINNKKCDVDSLRQKMGMVFQQFNLFPHKTVKQNITMAPVLLKRMTQDEADARAMELLTRIGLPDKADAYPAKLSGGQKQRIAIVRALAMDPDVMLFDEPTSALDPEMVGEVLEVMKELADDGMTMVVVTHEMGFAREVANRVLFMDEGRIVEQGTPKQIFQHPQHARLQDFLAKVL, from the coding sequence GTGATAACCGTTAAAGATTTGGAAAAGCACTTTGGCGAGACAAAGGCGCTTGACGGCATCAACGAGACCATCGAGCGGGGCGAAAAGGTGGTCATCATCGGGCCGTCGGGCTGCGGCAAGAGTACCTTTCTGCGCTGCTTGAACCTGCTGGAGCAGCCCACGCGCGGCGAGGTGTGGTTCGAGGGCAATATGATCAACAACAAGAAGTGCGACGTGGACAGCCTGCGCCAGAAGATGGGCATGGTGTTCCAGCAGTTCAATCTCTTTCCGCATAAGACGGTCAAGCAAAACATCACCATGGCGCCGGTGCTGCTCAAGCGCATGACGCAGGATGAGGCGGACGCGCGCGCGATGGAGCTTTTGACGCGCATCGGCCTGCCCGATAAGGCGGACGCTTACCCGGCCAAGCTTTCCGGCGGGCAGAAGCAGCGCATCGCCATCGTGCGGGCGCTTGCCATGGACCCGGACGTGATGCTCTTTGACGAGCCTACATCAGCGCTCGATCCCGAGATGGTGGGCGAGGTGCTGGAGGTCATGAAGGAGCTGGCGGACGACGGCATGACCATGGTGGTGGTCACCCACGAGATGGGCTTTGCCCGCGAGGTGGCCAACCGCGTGCTGTTTATGGATGAGGGCAGGATTGTGGAGCAGGGCACGCCGAAGCAGATCTTCCAGCATCCGCAGCATGCGCGCCTGCAGGATTTTCTGGCCAAGGTGCTGTAA
- a CDS encoding L-2-amino-thiazoline-4-carboxylic acid hydrolase, which yields MVPLEIEHHAVMFALLAQHTIEACGEDGERAIRQGVARYGRERGARMAARARAHGETCTPLSYQAYGEWRARPGQQEVEVAQKLPSYTIRVKRCPWCDAWKKYGLEAYGRYYCEQVDDNLAQGYLEGFHLIPPTLLSRGDDCCTFDMGFAMDAQAEQYLARQDALLGDSCRRDFAYHTAHLYDTMRKVIARQLGKPGVRAVQRAVKAYCDLFGKPYFEALEGLYPDAQA from the coding sequence ATGGTCCCATTGGAAATTGAGCACCATGCGGTGATGTTCGCGCTGCTTGCGCAGCACACCATCGAGGCCTGCGGCGAGGATGGAGAGCGGGCAATACGCCAGGGGGTGGCGCGCTATGGGCGCGAGCGGGGCGCGCGCATGGCGGCGCGGGCCCGGGCCCACGGCGAGACGTGCACGCCGCTGAGCTATCAGGCGTACGGCGAGTGGCGGGCGCGGCCCGGCCAGCAGGAGGTGGAGGTGGCGCAGAAACTGCCCAGCTACACCATCCGCGTCAAACGCTGCCCATGGTGCGACGCTTGGAAGAAATACGGCCTGGAGGCGTACGGCAGGTATTACTGCGAGCAGGTGGACGACAACCTTGCGCAGGGCTATCTGGAGGGCTTTCACCTGATCCCGCCCACCCTTTTAAGCCGCGGGGACGACTGTTGCACCTTTGACATGGGCTTTGCCATGGACGCGCAGGCAGAACAGTACCTGGCGCGGCAAGACGCGCTTTTGGGGGACAGCTGCCGGCGGGATTTTGCCTACCACACCGCGCACCTGTATGATACCATGCGCAAGGTGATCGCCCGGCAGCTGGGCAAGCCGGGCGTGCGCGCGGTGCAGCGGGCGGTCAAGGCGTACTGCGATCTTTTTGGGAAACCGTACTTTGAAGCGCTGGAGGGCCTGTACCCGGACGCGCAGGCGTAG
- the rbr gene encoding rubrerythrin, with amino-acid sequence MQLAQSKTLNNLAAAFAGESQARNRYLFYAEQARNEKLYTLARQIEEIAQNELAHAKVFYDHIIKGAPECGDNITVQGDYPYHQGSTQDNLMHSMEAELDEHLNIYPGFAQVAQEEGFTGIAASFTEIAKIEEQHANIYRQLYEQVKEGSLYKKAVPTTWRCQNCGYMHTGTEAWKVCPVCQHDQGFVEVKVSTGGN; translated from the coding sequence ATGCAGCTTGCCCAGAGCAAAACGCTGAACAACCTCGCCGCCGCCTTTGCCGGCGAATCTCAGGCCCGCAACCGTTACCTTTTCTACGCCGAACAGGCCAGAAACGAAAAGCTCTACACCCTCGCCCGCCAGATTGAGGAGATCGCCCAAAACGAGCTGGCCCATGCCAAGGTGTTCTACGACCACATCATCAAGGGCGCGCCCGAGTGCGGGGACAACATCACCGTGCAGGGGGATTATCCCTACCACCAGGGCAGCACGCAGGACAACCTGATGCACTCCATGGAGGCAGAGCTGGACGAGCACCTCAACATCTACCCCGGCTTTGCACAGGTGGCGCAGGAGGAGGGCTTTACCGGCATCGCCGCCTCGTTTACGGAGATTGCCAAAATAGAGGAGCAGCACGCCAACATCTACCGCCAGCTCTACGAGCAGGTGAAGGAGGGCAGTCTGTACAAAAAGGCGGTGCCCACCACCTGGCGCTGCCAGAACTGCGGCTACATGCACACCGGCACCGAGGCCTGGAAGGTGTGCCCCGTCTGCCAGCACGACCAGGGCTTTGTGGAGGTCAAGGTGAGCACCGGCGGCAACTGA
- the gltA gene encoding NADPH-dependent glutamate synthase — translation MPNMNPKKNAMPVQDADVRNHNFDEVALGYTLEQALDEAERCLNCKHKPCVAGCPVAIDIPAFIAKVREKDLEGAYQVLTASSSLPAVCGRVCPQETQCEAKCVRGIKGEPVGIGRLERFVADYHMAHSKEAPAQPKQNGHKVAVVGSGPSGLTCAGDLAKMGYKVTVFEALHLAGGVLVYGIPQFRLPKEIVQQEIDGLKAIGVDVQTNMVIGKVFSVDELFEQGYEAIFIGSGAGLPRFMNLPGENLKGVYSANEFLTRVNLMKAYRDGSDTPIQHAKRVAVVGGGNVAMDAARCAKRLGAEDVYIVYRRSEVELPARREEVEHAKEEGIDFRMLTNPIAILGDEDGMVKAMTCVSMQLGEPDASGRRRPVVIEGSERTLEVDCVIIAIGTSPNPLIKSTTKGLDTNRHGCIIAEEDTGLTSRLGVYAGGDAVTGAATVILAMGAGKKAAKAIDEYLRNK, via the coding sequence ATGCCTAACATGAACCCCAAGAAAAACGCCATGCCAGTGCAGGACGCGGATGTGCGCAACCATAATTTTGACGAGGTGGCGCTGGGCTACACGCTGGAGCAGGCTCTCGACGAGGCGGAGCGCTGCTTAAACTGCAAGCATAAGCCCTGTGTGGCGGGCTGCCCCGTGGCCATCGATATCCCCGCTTTCATCGCCAAGGTGCGGGAAAAGGATTTGGAGGGCGCCTACCAAGTGCTGACAGCCTCCAGCTCCCTGCCTGCGGTGTGCGGCCGCGTCTGCCCGCAGGAGACGCAGTGCGAGGCCAAGTGCGTGCGCGGCATCAAGGGCGAGCCGGTGGGCATCGGCCGGCTGGAGCGCTTTGTGGCGGACTATCACATGGCCCACAGCAAGGAGGCGCCCGCCCAGCCCAAGCAGAACGGCCACAAAGTGGCCGTGGTGGGCAGCGGCCCCTCGGGGCTCACCTGCGCGGGCGACCTTGCCAAAATGGGGTACAAGGTCACGGTCTTTGAGGCGCTGCACCTGGCCGGCGGCGTGCTGGTCTACGGCATCCCGCAGTTCCGTCTGCCCAAGGAGATCGTGCAGCAGGAGATCGACGGGCTCAAGGCCATCGGCGTGGACGTGCAGACCAACATGGTCATCGGCAAGGTGTTCTCTGTAGATGAGCTCTTTGAGCAGGGCTACGAGGCCATCTTCATCGGCTCGGGCGCGGGCCTGCCCCGCTTTATGAATCTGCCGGGCGAAAACCTCAAGGGCGTGTACTCGGCCAACGAGTTTTTGACCCGCGTCAACCTCATGAAGGCGTACCGCGACGGCAGCGATACCCCCATCCAGCACGCCAAACGCGTGGCGGTGGTGGGCGGCGGCAACGTGGCCATGGACGCGGCGCGCTGCGCCAAGCGCCTGGGCGCGGAGGATGTGTACATCGTCTACCGCCGCAGCGAAGTGGAGCTTCCCGCCCGCCGCGAGGAGGTGGAGCATGCCAAGGAGGAGGGCATCGACTTCCGCATGCTGACCAACCCTATTGCCATTTTGGGCGACGAGGACGGCATGGTCAAAGCCATGACCTGCGTATCCATGCAGCTGGGCGAACCGGACGCATCGGGCCGCCGCCGTCCCGTGGTGATCGAGGGCTCTGAGCGCACGCTGGAGGTGGACTGCGTGATCATCGCCATCGGCACCTCCCCCAATCCGCTGATCAAATCCACCACCAAAGGGCTGGATACCAACCGCCACGGCTGCATCATTGCCGAGGAAGATACGGGCCTGACATCGCGCCTGGGCGTGTACGCAGGCGGCGACGCGGTCACCGGCGCGGCAACCGTTATCCTGGCCATGGGCGCGGGCAAAAAAGCCGCCAAGGCCATTGACGAATACCTTAGGAACAAGTAG
- a CDS encoding amino acid ABC transporter permease translates to MYEFFAKLGDEFYRCVIRDNRWMKYLEGLGVTLQIALGAVIIGILIGSFVAIMKVYAANNRGFRWLGWICDLYITVIRGVPMVLQLLIAYFVIFTFIPQGMEAVTAMIAFGINSGAYVAEIVRAGINAVDRGQTEAGRSLGLSQGTTMRTIVFPQAIKNILPALGNELIVLVKETAVVGYIGIADLTRAADLIRSRTFVAFMPLIVAAVVYLILVMLLSWGLRVVERRLARSDNR, encoded by the coding sequence TTGTATGAATTTTTTGCGAAGCTCGGCGACGAGTTTTACCGCTGCGTCATACGCGACAACAGGTGGATGAAGTACCTGGAGGGCCTGGGCGTCACGCTGCAGATTGCCCTGGGCGCGGTGATCATCGGCATCTTGATCGGCTCGTTTGTCGCCATCATGAAGGTGTACGCCGCAAACAACCGCGGCTTTCGCTGGCTGGGGTGGATTTGCGATCTCTACATCACGGTGATCCGCGGCGTGCCCATGGTGCTGCAGCTGCTCATCGCGTACTTTGTCATCTTCACCTTCATCCCACAGGGCATGGAGGCTGTGACAGCTATGATCGCCTTTGGCATCAACTCCGGCGCGTACGTGGCGGAGATCGTGCGTGCGGGCATCAACGCGGTGGACCGGGGGCAGACCGAGGCGGGCCGCTCGCTGGGCCTGTCGCAGGGCACCACGATGCGCACCATCGTCTTTCCGCAGGCCATCAAAAACATTCTGCCCGCGCTGGGCAACGAGCTGATCGTGCTGGTTAAGGAGACCGCTGTGGTGGGCTACATCGGCATTGCGGATTTGACGCGCGCGGCGGACCTGATCCGCAGCCGCACGTTTGTGGCGTTCATGCCGCTGATTGTGGCCGCGGTGGTATACCTGATACTGGTCATGCTGCTCAGCTGGGGCCTGCGCGTTGTGGAAAGGAGGCTGGCCAGAAGTGATAACCGTTAA
- a CDS encoding transporter substrate-binding domain-containing protein: MKKFSKIIACMLLVVMAAAVLGACAPKQATPSASASASASAGSTGTPNIDKIKKAGKLVMLTEGSFPPFEYEDSKDGVNGISGVDVDIAKAVAEELGVELEVVNMKFDSLVAALTSGKGDLIAAGMTVDPERAESVDFTDDYGTFSQYIVVKKGNEGDYTKGAESLAGKVVGVQLGTSGDFFCSDETDAKEVKQYNTPMDAAMDVQKGSIDALVVDELPAKVIVEQNDDLVLIDNKLTEEQYAVAVNKGADDLLAVVNEVIAKMKKDGTIDQSLLDHSNKAKEG, encoded by the coding sequence ATGAAGAAGTTCAGCAAAATTATTGCATGCATGCTGCTGGTTGTGATGGCGGCGGCTGTGCTGGGCGCGTGCGCACCCAAACAGGCGACGCCGTCTGCCAGCGCCAGCGCGTCTGCATCCGCGGGCAGCACGGGCACGCCCAACATCGATAAGATCAAAAAAGCAGGCAAGCTGGTGATGCTTACCGAGGGCTCCTTCCCGCCGTTTGAATATGAGGACAGCAAGGATGGTGTCAACGGCATCTCCGGCGTGGATGTGGACATCGCCAAGGCCGTGGCCGAGGAGCTGGGCGTGGAGCTGGAAGTGGTCAACATGAAGTTTGACAGCCTGGTTGCCGCGCTGACCAGCGGCAAGGGCGATTTGATCGCCGCGGGCATGACGGTGGACCCCGAGCGCGCCGAGAGCGTGGACTTCACCGACGACTACGGCACCTTCTCGCAGTACATCGTGGTCAAAAAGGGCAACGAGGGCGACTATACCAAGGGCGCCGAATCCCTGGCCGGTAAAGTAGTGGGCGTGCAGCTGGGCACAAGCGGCGACTTCTTCTGCTCTGATGAGACCGACGCCAAGGAGGTCAAGCAGTACAACACCCCGATGGATGCCGCCATGGACGTGCAGAAGGGCTCCATCGACGCGCTGGTTGTCGACGAACTGCCCGCCAAGGTGATCGTGGAGCAGAACGACGATCTGGTGCTGATCGACAATAAGCTCACCGAGGAGCAGTACGCCGTCGCGGTCAACAAGGGCGCGGACGATCTGCTTGCGGTGGTCAACGAGGTGATCGCCAAAATGAAGAAGGACGGCACCATCGACCAGTCGCTGCTGGATCATTCCAACAAAGCCAAGGAAGGCTAA
- a CDS encoding O-acetylhomoserine aminocarboxypropyltransferase/cysteine synthase family protein — protein MARSYHFETKQLHAGQRVDPATKSRAVPIYQTTSYVFDDTQQAEDLFGLKASGNIYTRIMNPTTDVFEQRMAALEGGVGALAVASGSAAITYAVMNLAGQGQHIVAASTLYGGTYNLFAHTLPRYGIETTFVDPDDPAAFEAAIADNTRALYTESLGNPGINIVDFTAVAAIAHAHGIPLIVDNTFGTPYLFRPLEHGADIVVHSATKFIGGHGTAIGGVIVDGGTFDWAASGKFPQFVEPDASYHGMRYVRDCGRAAYITKCRVQLLRDTGACLSPFNAFLFLQGLETLSIRVERHVQNALAVAQHLQGHDKVAWVNYPGLPASPYYALAQRYFPKGAGAIFTVGIAGGAANARRFIDHLEVFSNLANVADAKSLVIHPASTTHQQLSPKAQEACGVTQDQVRLSIGLEHIDDLLEDIDIALDAI, from the coding sequence ATGGCGCGATCCTATCACTTTGAAACCAAGCAGCTGCACGCGGGCCAGCGCGTGGACCCCGCCACCAAATCCCGCGCGGTGCCCATCTACCAGACCACGAGCTACGTCTTTGACGATACCCAGCAGGCGGAGGATCTCTTCGGGCTCAAAGCTTCGGGCAACATCTACACCCGCATCATGAATCCCACCACCGACGTCTTTGAACAGCGCATGGCGGCGCTAGAGGGGGGCGTGGGGGCGCTTGCGGTTGCCTCGGGCTCGGCGGCCATTACCTACGCCGTCATGAACCTGGCGGGGCAGGGGCAGCACATCGTGGCGGCCTCCACGCTCTACGGCGGCACCTACAACCTGTTTGCGCACACCCTGCCGCGCTACGGCATTGAGACGACCTTTGTCGATCCCGACGATCCGGCCGCCTTTGAAGCGGCGATTGCCGACAACACCCGCGCGCTCTACACTGAATCGCTGGGCAATCCGGGCATCAACATCGTTGATTTTACGGCGGTGGCAGCCATCGCCCACGCGCACGGCATCCCGCTGATTGTGGACAACACCTTTGGCACGCCCTATCTGTTCCGCCCGCTGGAGCACGGCGCGGATATCGTGGTGCACTCGGCCACCAAGTTCATCGGGGGGCACGGCACCGCCATCGGCGGGGTGATTGTGGACGGGGGCACGTTCGACTGGGCGGCGAGCGGCAAGTTTCCGCAGTTTGTGGAGCCCGACGCGAGTTACCACGGCATGCGCTACGTGCGCGACTGCGGCCGCGCGGCCTACATCACCAAGTGCCGCGTGCAGCTTCTGCGCGACACGGGCGCGTGCCTGAGCCCCTTCAACGCGTTTTTGTTCCTGCAGGGGCTGGAGACCCTCTCCATCCGGGTGGAGCGCCACGTGCAAAACGCGCTGGCCGTGGCCCAACACCTGCAGGGGCATGACAAGGTGGCCTGGGTCAACTACCCCGGCCTGCCCGCCAGCCCCTACTACGCGCTTGCGCAGCGCTATTTCCCCAAGGGGGCGGGCGCCATCTTTACGGTGGGCATCGCGGGCGGCGCGGCAAACGCGCGCAGGTTTATCGACCATCTGGAGGTATTCTCCAACCTGGCCAATGTGGCGGACGCAAAGTCGCTGGTGATCCATCCAGCATCCACCACCCACCAGCAGCTCTCGCCGAAGGCGCAGGAGGCGTGCGGGGTGACGCAGGATCAGGTGCGCCTGTCCATCGGGCTGGAGCACATCGATGACCTGCTGGAGGATATCGATATCGCACTTGATGCGATCTGA
- a CDS encoding sulfide/dihydroorotate dehydrogenase-like FAD/NAD-binding protein, translating into MFEILKKRTLNPTVTLMEIHAPLVAAKAEPGQFIILRVDAGGERIPLTVADFDRARGSVTIIFQIVGATTNKLNQLNEGDCLQDFVGPLGTASHTEGLHKVAVVGGGVGSAIAYPIAKKLHQQGCEVHTIAGFRTRDLVILEDEFKAVSSKFVLVTDDGSYGQQGLVTDALKALIDAGEQYDEVIAIGPLIMMKFVCKLTKAYGIKTVVSMNPIMIDGTGMCGGCRLSVGGETKFACVDGPDFDGHLVDFDEAMHRGTMYKSFERHAYEESCNLFKEANRNA; encoded by the coding sequence ATGTTTGAAATCCTGAAAAAACGCACGTTGAATCCCACGGTAACGCTCATGGAGATACACGCGCCGCTCGTCGCCGCCAAGGCCGAGCCGGGCCAGTTTATCATTCTGCGCGTGGATGCGGGCGGCGAGCGCATTCCGCTGACCGTCGCTGATTTTGACCGCGCGCGCGGCAGCGTGACGATCATCTTCCAGATCGTCGGGGCCACCACCAACAAGCTCAACCAGCTTAACGAGGGCGACTGCCTGCAGGACTTTGTAGGCCCGCTGGGCACCGCCTCCCATACCGAAGGGCTACACAAGGTGGCCGTGGTGGGCGGCGGCGTGGGCAGCGCCATTGCGTACCCCATCGCCAAAAAGTTGCACCAGCAGGGCTGCGAGGTGCACACCATCGCGGGCTTCCGCACGCGTGATCTGGTGATTTTAGAGGACGAATTCAAGGCCGTCAGCAGCAAATTTGTGCTGGTCACCGACGACGGCTCCTACGGGCAGCAGGGCCTGGTTACCGACGCGCTTAAGGCCCTGATTGACGCGGGCGAGCAGTACGACGAGGTAATCGCCATCGGCCCACTGATCATGATGAAGTTCGTCTGCAAACTGACGAAGGCATACGGCATCAAAACCGTGGTGAGCATGAACCCCATCATGATCGACGGCACCGGCATGTGCGGCGGCTGCCGCCTGAGCGTGGGCGGGGAAACCAAGTTTGCCTGCGTGGACGGGCCGGATTTTGACGGACATTTGGTCGACTTTGACGAGGCGATGCACCGGGGCACCATGTATAAGTCCTTTGAGCGGCACGCCTATGAGGAAAGCTGCAATCTGTTTAAGGAGGCGAACCGCAATGCCTAA
- a CDS encoding TetM/TetW/TetO/TetS family tetracycline resistance ribosomal protection protein → MQKTIGALAHVDAGKTTLCEQMLYLAGALRTCGRVDHQDAFLDSDPLERQRGITIFADQADFTYRGDTYHLVDTPGHVDFAAQMERALRILDAAVVVVSAVEGVQAHTRTICRLLARYDVPAFFFINKMDRAGADGARTLAQIRALCAPCAFDVTGSMDEACIEYIAEQDDALLERYLTKGYEAQAWRAKARQLVGERKLAPCVCGAALDGTGVVQLLDALHNYLETRWDVQAPFTARAYRVRHDARGARWTYLKVTGGVLRAKDSVGGEKVHEIRRYSGPKSEAVAQAAAGTLCAVTGLAQVRAGQQIGAAGPLWQAQLVPTLSAQVLPLEGTTPAQALACFRVLEQEEPALQVDWQQALGQLRVCVMGAVQLEVLRALVRTRFGLVVDFGPCQVLYKETIARSVMGYGHFEPLRHYAEVHLRLEPAVRGSGVTFASACPTDVLARPWQQLIRTHVLERTHRGTRAGAPLTDVRVVLVAGRAHEKHTEGGDFRQATYRAVRQGLMQAEMVLLEPWEAFTIAAPEAYIGRVMADVQQMHGTFDPPQVRAGEAELTGRAPVAGLMEYSRALLAATRGSARITRAFDGYAPCHNAEAVVARIGYDCGADTEHTPDSIFCSHGAGYRVPWQQAQAHMHCK, encoded by the coding sequence ATGCAAAAGACCATCGGTGCTTTGGCGCATGTGGACGCGGGCAAGACCACGCTTTGCGAGCAAATGCTCTATCTTGCGGGCGCGCTGCGCACCTGCGGCCGGGTGGACCATCAGGACGCCTTTTTGGACAGCGACCCGCTGGAGCGGCAGCGGGGCATCACCATCTTTGCAGACCAGGCGGATTTCACCTACCGTGGGGACACCTACCATTTGGTGGATACCCCGGGGCATGTGGACTTTGCAGCGCAGATGGAGCGCGCGCTGCGCATCCTGGACGCGGCCGTGGTGGTGGTCAGCGCGGTGGAGGGGGTGCAGGCGCACACCCGCACCATCTGCCGCCTGCTGGCGCGCTACGATGTGCCCGCCTTTTTCTTTATCAACAAGATGGACCGCGCGGGCGCGGACGGCGCGCGCACCCTTGCCCAAATCCGCGCGCTGTGCGCGCCCTGCGCGTTTGACGTGACAGGTTCAATGGACGAGGCGTGCATCGAGTACATCGCCGAGCAGGACGACGCACTGCTGGAGCGCTATCTGACCAAAGGGTACGAGGCGCAGGCGTGGCGCGCCAAGGCGCGGCAGCTGGTGGGGGAACGCAAGCTTGCGCCCTGCGTGTGCGGCGCGGCGCTGGATGGCACGGGCGTCGTGCAGCTGCTGGACGCGCTGCATAACTATCTGGAGACACGCTGGGACGTGCAGGCGCCCTTTACGGCGCGCGCCTACAGGGTACGGCACGACGCGCGTGGCGCGCGCTGGACGTATTTGAAGGTAACGGGGGGCGTGCTGCGCGCAAAGGACAGCGTGGGCGGGGAAAAGGTGCACGAGATCCGGCGCTATAGCGGCCCCAAATCAGAGGCCGTGGCCCAGGCGGCCGCGGGTACGCTGTGCGCGGTGACGGGGCTTGCGCAGGTGCGCGCGGGGCAGCAGATCGGCGCGGCGGGTCCCCTCTGGCAGGCGCAGCTTGTGCCCACCCTCAGCGCGCAGGTGCTCCCGCTGGAGGGAACCACGCCCGCGCAGGCGCTGGCCTGCTTCCGCGTGCTGGAACAGGAGGAACCCGCGCTGCAGGTGGACTGGCAGCAGGCGCTGGGGCAGCTGCGGGTGTGCGTGATGGGCGCGGTTCAGCTGGAGGTGCTGCGCGCGCTGGTGCGGACGCGCTTTGGTCTGGTGGTGGACTTTGGCCCCTGCCAGGTGCTCTACAAGGAGACCATTGCGCGCAGCGTGATGGGTTACGGCCACTTTGAGCCGCTGCGCCACTATGCGGAGGTGCACCTGCGCCTGGAACCCGCCGTGCGGGGCAGCGGCGTCACCTTTGCAAGCGCATGCCCCACCGACGTGCTGGCGCGCCCCTGGCAGCAGCTGATCCGCACCCACGTGCTGGAGCGGACGCATCGTGGCACGCGCGCCGGCGCGCCGCTTACGGATGTGCGCGTGGTGCTGGTGGCAGGCCGCGCCCATGAAAAGCACACCGAAGGGGGCGATTTTCGCCAGGCGACCTACCGCGCGGTGCGCCAGGGGCTGATGCAGGCCGAGATGGTGCTGCTGGAGCCCTGGGAAGCGTTTACCATCGCGGCGCCGGAGGCGTACATCGGCCGGGTGATGGCGGATGTGCAGCAGATGCACGGCACGTTCGACCCGCCACAGGTGCGCGCAGGGGAGGCGGAGCTGACAGGCCGCGCGCCGGTTGCGGGCCTGATGGAGTACAGCCGCGCGCTGCTGGCCGCCACCCGGGGCAGCGCGCGCATCACGCGCGCGTTTGACGGATACGCGCCCTGCCACAACGCCGAAGCGGTGGTCGCGCGCATCGGCTACGACTGCGGCGCGGATACCGAGCACACGCCCGATTCCATCTTTTGCAGCCACGGCGCGGGCTACCGCGTGCCCTGGCAGCAGGCGCAGGCGCACATGCACTGCAAATAA